A DNA window from Solanum lycopersicum chromosome 3, SLM_r2.1 contains the following coding sequences:
- the LOC138347717 gene encoding uncharacterized protein, with the protein MSKRGNETSRKSRRLNEEASSDDFHAPSFKILSQTQSQPSSVKVKSRSGKSTIEKKTSLENEKKRKGKEKKNVDESEKRTKEKENKRKGKEIEESSDSEFDFVEELIKSKFKKPRASEIDTSHLQEEEETIIPHKSSKNDEGAISESEVTGTVASKKGGPRTHKEQVMDTTNYPTPKFRIRK; encoded by the exons ATGTCAAAAAGAGGCAACGAAACCTCGAGAAAAAGTAGAAGATTGAATGAAGAAGCAAGCTCAGACGATTTTCATgctccatctttcaaaattttatcacaaacACAATCTCAACCTTCATCTGTTAAAGTTAAATCTAGATCAGGGAAAtcaacaatagaaaaaaaaacatcattggaaaacgagaagaagagaaaagggaaagaaaagaaaaatgtagaTGAATCTGAGAAAaggacaaaagaaaaagaaaataagaggaaaggaaaagaaatcgaGGAATCATCAGATTCTGAATTTGATTTTGTGGAAGagttgataaaatcaaaattcaaaaaaccaAGAGCATCTGAAATCGATACTTCACatttacaagaagaagaagaaacaattaTACCCCATAAAAGTTCAAAG AATGATGAAGGCGCAATCAGTGAAAGTGAAGTTACAGGAACAGTTGCTAGCAAGAAGGGTGGACCTCGAACTCATAAAGAACAAGTTATGGACACCACCAATTATCCTACTCCAAAATTCCGTATCAGGAAGTAG